In Sander vitreus isolate 19-12246 chromosome 7, sanVit1, whole genome shotgun sequence, a genomic segment contains:
- the brpf1 gene encoding peregrin isoform X2, with protein MGLDFDVKTFCHNLRATKPPYECPVETCRKVYKSYSGIEYHLYHYDHDNPTPAQTVPQKKRKGRPPRASLAGSGDTDDGGGKGGGGPGHGGNTPGSPNRSDHSHSPGRETMTYAQAQRMVELEFQGRIQRISIFENIDVVSEEDSDAEDALPSGTGGSGGGVCNGSDGGAGGSEVGGNGKDRPDIPSSNGGKSTPKSGKHKSKEKKKDGSSHHHSALSGPAVKLPEAVFRELDQERPDAPPRPSSYYRYIDKSVEELDEEVEYDIDEEDYIWLDIMNDKRRRDGVTPIPQEVFEYLMDRLEKESYFESHNKADPSTLIDEDAVCCICNDGECQNSNVILFCDMCNLAVHQECYGVPYIPEGQWLCRRCLQSPSRAVDCALCPNKGGAFKQTDDARWAHVVCALWIPEVCFANTVFLEPIDSIEHIPPARWKLTCYICKQRGSGACIQCHKANCYTAFHVTCAQQAGLYMKMEPVRETGANGTSFSVRKTAYCDIHTPPGSARPLGGVGGTSMGSSHSEGELEEDDEPSIGHDDDSKGWSSERAKRAKAKSRLKMKRARKILAERRAAAPVVSVPCIPPHRLSKITSNLTVPRKSQFMQRLHSYWTLKRQSRNGVPLLRRLQTHLQSQRHIDPLPPQPPSQLPPRDSEEKQSALKEQLKAWQRLRHDLERARLLVELIRKREKLKRETIKVQQMALEMQLTPFLVLLRSTLEQLQERDINNFFTEPVPLAEVPDYLDHIDTPMDFQTMWNLLESHHYLTFEAFEADFGLIVNNCLKYNAKDTVFYRAALRLREMGGAVIRTARRHAERIGFDYEAGIHLPREPSPDSHRDQDRDRDRDRERERERERERERERERERDRDRDRERERPLSSNEEDLLLPENRRRLPLEEQLHYLQARLDEVSSGKHSIGQSRRAKALRKEISVIKRKLAHQREGGSIMGGRESVGGGDRGISLPHHPSSSGHHDEGGESSSQEIGGKDLSVSSSALAPEVGRRTSVLFSKKNQKMAGPPKRPGRPPKNRDAGYAGAGLSQSPIGPPQLPLLSQSRQRKRPRSPRSSSSSDSDSDNDDLLPGLPSNGFDGGNQPVTESFRVYRSESRLPRSSSDSESTTSSSSSAASDRTSTTPSKQGRGKASFSRSAFQEDSSEETSGTENDSYSVGGSRSVSHLVRGRARSGCWMTSDDYSSLEALDLVWAKCRGYPSYPALIIDPKMPREGVFHRGVPIPVPPLDVLKLGEQMTQEAREHLFLVLFFDNKRTWQWLPRSKLVPLGVDQELDKEKMLEGRKSNIRKSVQVAYHRAMQHRSKVQGDPSSETSDSD; from the exons ATGGGACTGGACTTTGATGTAAAGACGTTCTGTCACAATCTGCGGGCCACCAAGCCCCCTTACGAGTGCCCTGTGGAGACTTGTCGTAAAGTCTACAAGAGCTACAGTGGCATTGAGTATCACCTTTACCACTATGACCATGATAACCCAACTCCTGCACAGACTGTGCcccaaaagaagagaaaaggacGGCCTCCTCGCGCCTCATTGGCCGGGTCAGGTGATACAGACGATGGTGGAGGTAAGGGAGGTGGAGGACCGGGGCACGGGGGGAACACACCGGGTAGCCCCAACCGGTCAGATCACTCGCACTCCCCGGGCAGAGAGACAATGACCTATGCCCAGGCACAGCGCATGGTGGAGCTGGAGTTTCAAGGACGCATCCAACGCATTAGCATCTTTGAGAACATTGACGTGGTGTCAGAGGAAGACAGTGATGCAGAGGATGCACTTCCATCTGGTACTGGTGGTAGTGGCGGAGGGGTGTGTAATGGTAGTGATGGTGGAGCTGGAGGCAGCGAGGTTGGAGGTAATGGCAAGGACCGGCCAGATATCCCATCCTCTAATGGGGGCAAATCCACTCCAAAGTCTGGGAAGCATAAGagtaaggaaaagaagaaggatGGCTCATCTCATCATCACAGCGCTCTGTCCGGCCCTGCAGTCAAGCTCCCTGAGGCGGTGTTCAGAGAACTGGACCAAGAGAGACCTGATGCCCCTCCTCGACCATCATCTTACTACAG GTACATTGATAAGTCTGTGGAGGAGCTGGATGAGGAGGTCGAGTATGACATTGATGAGGAAGACTACATCTGGCTTGACATCATGAACGACAAGCGGCGGCGTGACGGTGTTACACCCATCCCTCAAGAAGTCTTTGAGTACCTCATGGATCGCTTGGAGAAGGAGTCGTACTTTGAGAGCCACAACAAG GCTGACCCTAGTACCCTAATCGATGAAGATGCTGTCTGCTGTATCTGTAACGATGGCGAGTGTCAGAACAGCAATGTGATCCTGTTCTGCGACATGTGTAACCTGGCAGTGCACCAAGAATGCTATGGTGTTCCATACATCCCAGAGGGCCAGTGGTTATGTCGTCGCTGCCTGCAGTCGCCAAGCAGAGCTGTGGACTGTGCTCTCTGTCCCAACAAGGGAGGTGCTTTCAAACAGACAGATGATGCACGCTGGGCACACGTTGTGTGTGCCCTCTGGATTCCGGAG GTCTGCTTTGCTAACACAGTCTTTCTGGAGCCAATCGACAGTATTGAGCACATTCCTCCTGCACGCTGGAAGCTCACCTGCTACATCTGCAAGCAGCGTGGTTCAGGTGCCTGCATCCAGTGTCACAAAGCCAACTGTTACACAGCTTTCCACGTCACCTGTGCCCAGCAGGCGGGCCTCTACATGAAAATGGAGCCTGTCAGAGAGACTGGGGCCAACGGCACCTCTTTCAGCGTCCGCAAGACAGCTTACTGTGATATCCACACGCCTCCAGGATCAGCACGGCCTTTAGGAGGAGTGGGCGGCACCAGCATGGGTTCGTCTCACAGTGAAGGAGAGCTGGAGGAGGATGACGAGCCCAGCATTGGCCATGATGATGACTCCAAGGGCTGGAGCTCTGAGCGAGCCAAGAGGGCGAAGGCCAAGTCCAGGCTGAAGATGAAAAGAGCGAGGAAGATCTTGGCTGAAAGGAGAGCTGCTGCGCCAGTGGTGTCTGTTCCCTGCATACCTCCCCATAG gCTGAGCAAAATCACCAGTAACTTGACGGTACCCAGGAAGAGCCAGTTCATGCAGCGACTTCACAGCTACTGGACCCTGAAGAGGCAAAGTCGTAATGGTGTACCTCTGCTACGCCGGCTCCAAACCCATCTGCAGTCCCAACGACACATTGACCCACTCCCACCACAACCTCCATCACAGCTCCCTCCG aggGACAGCGAGGAGAAACAATCTGCTTTAAAGGAGCAGCTGAAGGCATGGCAGAGACTTAGACACGACCTGGAGAGAGCCAGGCTACTGGTGGAGCTCATACGCAAGAGGGAAAAACTCAAAAGGGAGACG ATTAAGGTGCAGCAGATGGCGCTGGAGATGCAGCTGACTCCCTTCCTGGTGCTGTTGAGGAGTACTTTGGAGCAGTTACAGGAAAGAGACATTAACAACTTTTTTACTGAGCCTGTACCGCTGGCAGAG GTGCCAGACTACCTGGACCACATTGACACTCCAATGGACTTCCAGACCATGTGGAACCTGCTGGAGTCCCATCACTACCTCACTTTTGAGGCATTTGAGGCAGACTTTGGCCTCATTGTCAACAACTGCCTAAAGTACAACGCCAAGGACACAGTCTTCTACCGCGCTGCCCTGCGACTCAGGGAGATGGGCGGGGCTGTCATAAGAACCGCCAGGCGCCACGCTGAACGGATAGGCTTTGACTATGAGGCTGGCATACACCTCCCCCGAGAGCCGAGCCCAGACAGTCACCGTGACCAAGACAGAGaccgagacagagacagagagagggaacgGGAACGGGAACGAGAACGGGAACGAGAACGGGAGCGAGAgcgggacagagacagagacagagaacgaGAACGGCCATTGTCCTCTAATGAAGAAG ACCTGCTCCTGCCAGAGAACAGGCGACGGCTGCCACTGGAGGAGCAGCTGCATTACTTACAGGCGCGTCTTGATGAGGTCAGCTCGGGAAAGCACAGCATTGGTCAGTCTCGTAGAGCCAAAGCTCTGAGAAAGGAGATCAGTGTAATCAAGAGGAAGCTTGCGCACCAGCGGGAGGGAGGCTCCATTATGGGGGGCCGGGAGTCTGTGGGAGGAGGAGACCGGGGTATTTCCCTCCCCCATCACCCATCCTCTTCGGGACACCATGATGAAGGGGGGGAAAGCAGCAGCCAGGAGATTGGTGGAAAAG ATCTGAGTGTATCCTCGTCTGCCCTGGCTCCAGAGGTGGGCCGTCGAACATCTGTCCTCTTCTCCAAGAAGAACCAAAAAATGGCTGGACCCCCCAAAAGACCAGGACGCCCTCCCAAGAACCGGGATGCTGGCTACGCTGGGGCGGGGTTGAGCCAAAGCCCTATCGGTCCCCCTCAGTTGCCCCTGTTGTCACAAAGCAGGCAGAGGAAGAGGCCCCGCAGCCCGCGCAGCAGCTCCAGCTCTGACAGCGACAGTGACAATGACGACCTGCTCCCAG GTTTGCCAAGTAACGGTTTCGATGGAGGAAACCAGCCAGTAACGGAGAGCTTCCGCGTGTACAGAAGTGAGTCCCGTCTCCCTCGTTCCAGCTCAGACTCTGAGTCCacaaccagcagcagcagcagtgcagcTTCTGACAGGACCAG CACGACCCCCTCTAAGCAGGGCAGAGGAAAGGCGTCGTTCTCTCGCTCTGCTTTCCAGGAGGACAGCAGTGAGGAGACATCGGGCACTGAAAATGATTCCTACTCAGTTGGAGGATCGCGGAGTGTTTCACATT TGGTGCGTGGTCGGGCCAGGTCCGGATGCTGGATGACCTCTGATGACTATTCTTCTCTGGAAGCTCTGGACCTGGTGTGGGCCAAGTGCAGAGGCTATCCTTCATATCCTGCTCTG ATAATTGACCCGAAGATGCCCAGGGAGGGGGTGTTCCACCGCGGTGTCCCGATCCCTGTCCCGCCTTTGGATGTGCTGAAACTAGGGGAGCAAATGACCCAGGAGGCCAGGGAGCACCTATTCCTGGTCCTCTTCTTTGACAACAAGAGAACTTG GCAGTGGCTGCCGCGCTCTAAGCTGGTGCCGCTCGGGGTTGACCAGGAGCTGGACAAGGAGAAGATGCTGGAGGGAAGGAAATCCAACATCCGCAAGTCAGTGCAGGTGGCCTACCACCGTGCTATGCAGCACCGCAGCAAGGTGCAGGGAGACCCCAGCAGCGAGACCAGTGATAgtgactga
- the brpf1 gene encoding peregrin isoform X1 has product MGLDFDVKTFCHNLRATKPPYECPVETCRKVYKSYSGIEYHLYHYDHDNPTPAQTVPQKKRKGRPPRASLAGSGDTDDGGGKGGGGPGHGGNTPGSPNRSDHSHSPGRETMTYAQAQRMVELEFQGRIQRISIFENIDVVSEEDSDAEDALPSGTGGSGGGVCNGSDGGAGGSEVGGNGKDRPDIPSSNGGKSTPKSGKHKSKEKKKDGSSHHHSALSGPAVKLPEAVFRELDQERPDAPPRPSSYYRYIDKSVEELDEEVEYDIDEEDYIWLDIMNDKRRRDGVTPIPQEVFEYLMDRLEKESYFESHNKADPSTLIDEDAVCCICNDGECQNSNVILFCDMCNLAVHQECYGVPYIPEGQWLCRRCLQSPSRAVDCALCPNKGGAFKQTDDARWAHVVCALWIPEVCFANTVFLEPIDSIEHIPPARWKLTCYICKQRGSGACIQCHKANCYTAFHVTCAQQAGLYMKMEPVRETGANGTSFSVRKTAYCDIHTPPGSARPLGGVGGTSMGSSHSEGELEEDDEPSIGHDDDSKGWSSERAKRAKAKSRLKMKRARKILAERRAAAPVVSVPCIPPHRLSKITSNLTVPRKSQFMQRLHSYWTLKRQSRNGVPLLRRLQTHLQSQRHIDPLPPQPPSQLPPVTCVIRDSEEKQSALKEQLKAWQRLRHDLERARLLVELIRKREKLKRETIKVQQMALEMQLTPFLVLLRSTLEQLQERDINNFFTEPVPLAEVPDYLDHIDTPMDFQTMWNLLESHHYLTFEAFEADFGLIVNNCLKYNAKDTVFYRAALRLREMGGAVIRTARRHAERIGFDYEAGIHLPREPSPDSHRDQDRDRDRDRERERERERERERERERERDRDRDRERERPLSSNEEDLLLPENRRRLPLEEQLHYLQARLDEVSSGKHSIGQSRRAKALRKEISVIKRKLAHQREGGSIMGGRESVGGGDRGISLPHHPSSSGHHDEGGESSSQEIGGKDLSVSSSALAPEVGRRTSVLFSKKNQKMAGPPKRPGRPPKNRDAGYAGAGLSQSPIGPPQLPLLSQSRQRKRPRSPRSSSSSDSDSDNDDLLPGLPSNGFDGGNQPVTESFRVYRSESRLPRSSSDSESTTSSSSSAASDRTSTTPSKQGRGKASFSRSAFQEDSSEETSGTENDSYSVGGSRSVSHLVRGRARSGCWMTSDDYSSLEALDLVWAKCRGYPSYPALIIDPKMPREGVFHRGVPIPVPPLDVLKLGEQMTQEAREHLFLVLFFDNKRTWQWLPRSKLVPLGVDQELDKEKMLEGRKSNIRKSVQVAYHRAMQHRSKVQGDPSSETSDSD; this is encoded by the exons ATGGGACTGGACTTTGATGTAAAGACGTTCTGTCACAATCTGCGGGCCACCAAGCCCCCTTACGAGTGCCCTGTGGAGACTTGTCGTAAAGTCTACAAGAGCTACAGTGGCATTGAGTATCACCTTTACCACTATGACCATGATAACCCAACTCCTGCACAGACTGTGCcccaaaagaagagaaaaggacGGCCTCCTCGCGCCTCATTGGCCGGGTCAGGTGATACAGACGATGGTGGAGGTAAGGGAGGTGGAGGACCGGGGCACGGGGGGAACACACCGGGTAGCCCCAACCGGTCAGATCACTCGCACTCCCCGGGCAGAGAGACAATGACCTATGCCCAGGCACAGCGCATGGTGGAGCTGGAGTTTCAAGGACGCATCCAACGCATTAGCATCTTTGAGAACATTGACGTGGTGTCAGAGGAAGACAGTGATGCAGAGGATGCACTTCCATCTGGTACTGGTGGTAGTGGCGGAGGGGTGTGTAATGGTAGTGATGGTGGAGCTGGAGGCAGCGAGGTTGGAGGTAATGGCAAGGACCGGCCAGATATCCCATCCTCTAATGGGGGCAAATCCACTCCAAAGTCTGGGAAGCATAAGagtaaggaaaagaagaaggatGGCTCATCTCATCATCACAGCGCTCTGTCCGGCCCTGCAGTCAAGCTCCCTGAGGCGGTGTTCAGAGAACTGGACCAAGAGAGACCTGATGCCCCTCCTCGACCATCATCTTACTACAG GTACATTGATAAGTCTGTGGAGGAGCTGGATGAGGAGGTCGAGTATGACATTGATGAGGAAGACTACATCTGGCTTGACATCATGAACGACAAGCGGCGGCGTGACGGTGTTACACCCATCCCTCAAGAAGTCTTTGAGTACCTCATGGATCGCTTGGAGAAGGAGTCGTACTTTGAGAGCCACAACAAG GCTGACCCTAGTACCCTAATCGATGAAGATGCTGTCTGCTGTATCTGTAACGATGGCGAGTGTCAGAACAGCAATGTGATCCTGTTCTGCGACATGTGTAACCTGGCAGTGCACCAAGAATGCTATGGTGTTCCATACATCCCAGAGGGCCAGTGGTTATGTCGTCGCTGCCTGCAGTCGCCAAGCAGAGCTGTGGACTGTGCTCTCTGTCCCAACAAGGGAGGTGCTTTCAAACAGACAGATGATGCACGCTGGGCACACGTTGTGTGTGCCCTCTGGATTCCGGAG GTCTGCTTTGCTAACACAGTCTTTCTGGAGCCAATCGACAGTATTGAGCACATTCCTCCTGCACGCTGGAAGCTCACCTGCTACATCTGCAAGCAGCGTGGTTCAGGTGCCTGCATCCAGTGTCACAAAGCCAACTGTTACACAGCTTTCCACGTCACCTGTGCCCAGCAGGCGGGCCTCTACATGAAAATGGAGCCTGTCAGAGAGACTGGGGCCAACGGCACCTCTTTCAGCGTCCGCAAGACAGCTTACTGTGATATCCACACGCCTCCAGGATCAGCACGGCCTTTAGGAGGAGTGGGCGGCACCAGCATGGGTTCGTCTCACAGTGAAGGAGAGCTGGAGGAGGATGACGAGCCCAGCATTGGCCATGATGATGACTCCAAGGGCTGGAGCTCTGAGCGAGCCAAGAGGGCGAAGGCCAAGTCCAGGCTGAAGATGAAAAGAGCGAGGAAGATCTTGGCTGAAAGGAGAGCTGCTGCGCCAGTGGTGTCTGTTCCCTGCATACCTCCCCATAG gCTGAGCAAAATCACCAGTAACTTGACGGTACCCAGGAAGAGCCAGTTCATGCAGCGACTTCACAGCTACTGGACCCTGAAGAGGCAAAGTCGTAATGGTGTACCTCTGCTACGCCGGCTCCAAACCCATCTGCAGTCCCAACGACACATTGACCCACTCCCACCACAACCTCCATCACAGCTCCCTCCGGTGACTTGTGTAATT aggGACAGCGAGGAGAAACAATCTGCTTTAAAGGAGCAGCTGAAGGCATGGCAGAGACTTAGACACGACCTGGAGAGAGCCAGGCTACTGGTGGAGCTCATACGCAAGAGGGAAAAACTCAAAAGGGAGACG ATTAAGGTGCAGCAGATGGCGCTGGAGATGCAGCTGACTCCCTTCCTGGTGCTGTTGAGGAGTACTTTGGAGCAGTTACAGGAAAGAGACATTAACAACTTTTTTACTGAGCCTGTACCGCTGGCAGAG GTGCCAGACTACCTGGACCACATTGACACTCCAATGGACTTCCAGACCATGTGGAACCTGCTGGAGTCCCATCACTACCTCACTTTTGAGGCATTTGAGGCAGACTTTGGCCTCATTGTCAACAACTGCCTAAAGTACAACGCCAAGGACACAGTCTTCTACCGCGCTGCCCTGCGACTCAGGGAGATGGGCGGGGCTGTCATAAGAACCGCCAGGCGCCACGCTGAACGGATAGGCTTTGACTATGAGGCTGGCATACACCTCCCCCGAGAGCCGAGCCCAGACAGTCACCGTGACCAAGACAGAGaccgagacagagacagagagagggaacgGGAACGGGAACGAGAACGGGAACGAGAACGGGAGCGAGAgcgggacagagacagagacagagaacgaGAACGGCCATTGTCCTCTAATGAAGAAG ACCTGCTCCTGCCAGAGAACAGGCGACGGCTGCCACTGGAGGAGCAGCTGCATTACTTACAGGCGCGTCTTGATGAGGTCAGCTCGGGAAAGCACAGCATTGGTCAGTCTCGTAGAGCCAAAGCTCTGAGAAAGGAGATCAGTGTAATCAAGAGGAAGCTTGCGCACCAGCGGGAGGGAGGCTCCATTATGGGGGGCCGGGAGTCTGTGGGAGGAGGAGACCGGGGTATTTCCCTCCCCCATCACCCATCCTCTTCGGGACACCATGATGAAGGGGGGGAAAGCAGCAGCCAGGAGATTGGTGGAAAAG ATCTGAGTGTATCCTCGTCTGCCCTGGCTCCAGAGGTGGGCCGTCGAACATCTGTCCTCTTCTCCAAGAAGAACCAAAAAATGGCTGGACCCCCCAAAAGACCAGGACGCCCTCCCAAGAACCGGGATGCTGGCTACGCTGGGGCGGGGTTGAGCCAAAGCCCTATCGGTCCCCCTCAGTTGCCCCTGTTGTCACAAAGCAGGCAGAGGAAGAGGCCCCGCAGCCCGCGCAGCAGCTCCAGCTCTGACAGCGACAGTGACAATGACGACCTGCTCCCAG GTTTGCCAAGTAACGGTTTCGATGGAGGAAACCAGCCAGTAACGGAGAGCTTCCGCGTGTACAGAAGTGAGTCCCGTCTCCCTCGTTCCAGCTCAGACTCTGAGTCCacaaccagcagcagcagcagtgcagcTTCTGACAGGACCAG CACGACCCCCTCTAAGCAGGGCAGAGGAAAGGCGTCGTTCTCTCGCTCTGCTTTCCAGGAGGACAGCAGTGAGGAGACATCGGGCACTGAAAATGATTCCTACTCAGTTGGAGGATCGCGGAGTGTTTCACATT TGGTGCGTGGTCGGGCCAGGTCCGGATGCTGGATGACCTCTGATGACTATTCTTCTCTGGAAGCTCTGGACCTGGTGTGGGCCAAGTGCAGAGGCTATCCTTCATATCCTGCTCTG ATAATTGACCCGAAGATGCCCAGGGAGGGGGTGTTCCACCGCGGTGTCCCGATCCCTGTCCCGCCTTTGGATGTGCTGAAACTAGGGGAGCAAATGACCCAGGAGGCCAGGGAGCACCTATTCCTGGTCCTCTTCTTTGACAACAAGAGAACTTG GCAGTGGCTGCCGCGCTCTAAGCTGGTGCCGCTCGGGGTTGACCAGGAGCTGGACAAGGAGAAGATGCTGGAGGGAAGGAAATCCAACATCCGCAAGTCAGTGCAGGTGGCCTACCACCGTGCTATGCAGCACCGCAGCAAGGTGCAGGGAGACCCCAGCAGCGAGACCAGTGATAgtgactga